The genome window TCGGCCTGAGGATCGAGCTCGCCGCCGTGTCGCGCGTCCGGCCCGCGCCCGCGCAATCTCGTCTCGGCGCCCGCGCGAGGCGCGCGAACGTCGCTCACGCGTTCCGCGCGCTGCGCCCGCTTCCGGGCCGTCGAATCGCCGTCGTCGACGACGTGATCACTACGGGGTCCACGGTGAACGCGCTCGCGGCCGTGCTGCGGGCCGCGGGCGCCGTTCGCGTGGAGGCGATCGCGGTCGCCCGCACGGTGCCGGGCACCGCTCACGCCGGCGGAGGCCGACGCGGGGGCCCCCGGGACGCTGCGGGCGCCGCGCGTCAGGACGCGGGCGGCGTCCCGGCGCGGACGAACACGTAATCGAGGAGGATGCCGAGGAACACGCAGCCGCCGAGCCACGCGTTGTTCAGGAACGCGCGAAAGCAGCCTTCGGGCTCGCGGTGGCGAATCAGATAGAGCTGATAAAGCGCGAGCAGCGCGGCGAGACCGAGGCCGCCGTAGTACCACGGGCCGAGCTCCGCGCTGCGCCCGACGAGCAGCATGCTCGCGAAGAAGAGCGCCTGCAGCCCGGCGATGAACGCCCGGTCCATGTCGCCGAAGAGGATCGCGGTCGAGTTCACGCCGATTCTGAGATCGTCCTCGCGATCGACCATCGCGTACTGCGTGTCGTAGATCACGACCCAGCTGATCGACGCGACGAACAGCAGCCATCCGAGGCGCGGGACGGAGCCGAGCTGCGCCGCGTACGCCATCGGCACGCCCCAGGCGAACGCGAGGCCGAGGACGAACTGCGGCGTCGCGAGCACCCGCTTCGCAAAAGGATAGAGCACTGCGAGCACGGCGCCCGCGACGGCGAGCCAGAGCGTCAGCTGGTTCAACGTCAGCACGAGGCCGAGCGCGACCAGCATCAGACCGACGAACAGGATCAGCGCCTCGGCCGGCGCCACCTCGCCGGTCGCGAGCGGGCGGTCCGCCGTGCGCCGCACGTGCGGGTCGATCTTGCGGTCCGCGAGGTCGTTGATGATGCAGCCGGCCGAGCGCGTGACGATCGTGCCGAGCACGAGGACGATGAAGACCTTCTCGTCCGGTCGCCCGGCGCCGGCGAGCCACAGCGCCCACAGAGTCGGCCAAAGGAGCAGCCAGATGCCGATCGGCCGGTGCAGGCGCATCAGGCGCCCGTACTTCGAGTAGTGATCGAGGATCAGCTCGAGATGGTAGAGCAGCCATCTCGAGCGGGCCTGAGTCCGCGCCCACAGCGAGGCCGCGAGCGCGCGCCAGTCCACCTCCACGTTCATCCGCGCCATTCTAGTCGACCGTCCGCGGCGCGCGGGCTCCGTGGCTCACAGATCGAAGGCGGCGCGGCGCACGTGCAGGGCGCCGGCGCTCAGACCTTCGCGTACTCGCGCGCGCCGCGCACCCAGCGGCGGATCAACGGGCCGACCCGCTCGGGGCAGCGCTCGAGCAGCTCGTCCGAGATCCGGATGACGGCGGGCAAAAGGTCGGCATCGCGCAGGAGATCGGCGACCCGAAGCTGCACGATGCCGGTCTGACGCGTGCCGAGGACCTCGCCCGGGCCGCGCAGCTCGAGGTCCTTCTGCGCGATCTCGAAGCCGTCGTTCGTCCGGCGCAGCAGATCGAGGCGCTGCCGAGCGACCGCGGAGAGCGGCGGCTTGTAGAGCAGCACGCAGCTCGACTCGAGCTCGCCGCGCCCGACCCGGCCGCGCAGCTGATGCAGCTGCGCGAGCCCCATGCGCTCGGCGTTCTCGATGACCATCAGCGTCGCTCTCGGCACGTCCACCCCGACCTCGACGACGGTCGTGGCGACCAGCAAATCGATCCGCTGCTCCTTGAACGCCCGCATCACTTCGTCCTTCTCGGCCGCCTTCATGCGGCCGTGCACGAGGCCGACGCGGAGGTCCGGCAGGGCCGCCTCGAGCTCGCCGGCGAGGCGGACGGCCGCGCTCGACTCCACGAGCTCCGACTCGTCGATCAGCGGGCACACCCAGTACGCCTGACGTCCCTGCCGGCAATGCTCGCCGACGCGCCGGACCAGCTCGGCGCGGCGCTGCTCGGGCATCGCGACCGTGCGAATCGGCTTGCGGCCGGCCGGAAGCTCGTCGATCACCGAGCAGTCGAGATCGGCGTAGGCCGTCATCGCCAACGTGCGCGGGATCGGCGTGGCGGTCATGATGAGCTGGTGCGGCACCGTCGAGCCCGCCTTGCCCTTGCGCTTCAGCTCGAGGCGCTGACGAACTCCGAACCGGTGCTGCTCGTCGACGATCACGAGCGCGAGCGCGTCGAAGCGCACGCTCTCCTGAAAGAGGGCGTGCGTGCCGACGGCGACCGCGGCGCGGCCGTGCGCAAGCGCTTCGAGCGAGGCGGCGCGGGCGGCCGAGCCGAGCGATCCGGTCAGGAGCACGACGCGGACGCCGAGCGGCTCGAGCCACGACTGGAAGCTCGCAAAGTGCTGCTCGGCGAGCAGCTCCGTCGGCGCCATCACGGCGGTCTGGAACCCGGCCGAGTGCGCAACGAGCGCGGCCGCCGCCGCGACCACGGTCTTGCCCGATCCGACATCGCCTTGGAGCAGTCGATGCATCGGCTTGTCGCCGGCGAGATCGCCGAGGATCTCGCCGAGCGCCTTCTCCTGTGCGCCGGTCAGCGCGAACGGCAGCACGGCGCGCAGCCGAGCGAGCTCGCCGCCGACGTCCTCGATCCGCTCCGCCTCCTCGGCTTCGGCGCCGAGCGCGAGGCGCTTCAGGCTGAGCCGCTGCGCGACCAGCTCCTCGAGCGCGACGCGGCGTTGCCATGGGTGGCGGCCGGCGGCGAGGGCCGTGAAATCGCTTCCGGGCGGAGGCTGGTGCAACCCCTTCAATGCATCGTTGATCGTCGGCGATTCGGGCGGCAGGCGATCGGCGAGGTAATCCGTGAGCGGCTCGCGCTCGACGATCGCGAGCACCTGCTGCACGACGCGGCGCAGGCGCTGCTGAGCGAGGCCTTCGGTCGAAGGATAGACCGGCGTCATCGTCGTGTCGGCCGCCGCGTCGCCCGGCGCGAGCGTCCGCCACTCGGGGTGCACCATCTCGAGACCCGTGGGGCCGATCCTGACCTCGCCGAAGCAGCGCAAGCGTGCACCGCGGACGAGCCGCTCCCGCACCCCGGGCGCGAAATGAAAGAAGCGCAGCGTGAGCGCGCCGGTGCCGTCGCCGATCCTGCAAAGCAGCGACCGGCGCCGGCGCACGACGACTTCGGTGAGCTCGACGACGCCTTCGACGAGCACCTTCTCTCCGGGGCGCGCGGCGCCGAGCGGCCGGACCTCGGTGCGATCCTCGTAGCGTTGCGGCAGCAACGTCAACGCGTCGCCGATCCGCTCGACGCCGAGCCTCCGGAGCTGGCCGGCGAGGCGGGGACCGACGCCGGCGAGGGTCGCGACCGGCCGATCGAAAACGTCGTGATCGCGAAGCGCCACCCGTGGGCTACGCGGGGCGGGGAAAGAGCGTCGTCTCACCGCCCGAGGGCGGACTCGGGAAGCACGAGAATCGCATCCATCTCGACCGCGACGCCTCTCGGCAGCGCCGCGACCCCGATCACGGCGCGCGCCGGAAAGGGCTCAGAGAAGTACTCGGCCATGATCTCGTTCACGACCGGGAATTGCCCGAGGTCGGTGAGATAGACGGTGAGCTTGACGGTATCGGAGAGACCGCCTCCGGCGGCTTCCGCGACGGCGGCCAAATTGTCGAACACGCGCCGGATCTGCTCCCGGGGCCCGCCTTCGACGATTTCCATCGTGGCCGGGTCGAGCGGGATCTGCCCCGACAGGAACACGGTGCGGCCCGCCCGAATCGCCTGGCTGTAGGTGCCGATGGCTCCCGGGGCACGCGTGGTGCTGATCGCTTCTCTTTCCATCCGTCGCCTCAACTCGTCCCGCGCGTGACGCGCACGACGCCCGGAATGGCCCGGATGCTGCGCAGCACCTGCGCAAGCTGCTTCCGGCCCTTCACCTTGAGCCTGAACAGGAGCGCCGAGGCGTCGCCTTCGGTGTCCACGCGCACGTGATCGATGTTCGTATGCGTGGCGGAGATGCGTCCGGCGACCTCGGCGAGCAGGCCGACGCGATCGAGCGTGCGCACCTGGATCTCCGAGAGGAACTCGCCTTGGACGTCGTGCTTCCAGTTGACCGGGATCCACTTCGACGGCTGCTTGCGGTACTCCGCGAGATTGCCGCACGTCGTGCGGTGAATCACGATGCCGCGGCCGCTCGACATGAACCCGATGATCTCGTCGCCCGGGATCGGGTAGCAGCAGCGCGCATAGTTGACGACGAGGCCTTCGGTGCCCGCGATCTCGAGCGGCTTGCGCCGGCCGGCGAGATCGCTGTCGGGGCCGCCGTCGCCCTGCGCGAGCATGCCGGCGACGACCGGCGCGAGCCGCTCGCCGAGCCCGAGCTGCTCGTAGAGCGTCGCCATGTCGGCCACGCCGAGCTCCTCGAGGAGCTGCGCGCACCGCTCTCTCGGCAGCCGCCGCAGGCTGATCGAGTATGGCCGCAGCGCCTGGCTCAGCAGGCGCCGCCCGAGCTCCCGCGCCTCGTCGCGGCGCAGGTTCTTGAGATACGCGCGAATCGCGTTCCGCGCCTTCGCGGTCGCGACGAAGTTCACCCAGTTCGGGTTCGGACGGGCGCCGCGGGCCGTGATGATCTCGACCGTCTGACCGTTCCCGAGCGGAGTCTTCAACGGCACGAGTCGGCGATCGATCTTCGCCGCCACGCACCGGTTGCCGACGTCCGTGTGGACCGCGTACGCGAAATCCACGGCGGTGGAGCCGCGCGGCAGGCGCATGATGTCGCCCTTCGGCGTGAACACGTAGACCTTGTCCGGAAAGAGATCGACCTTGACGGTCTCGAGAAACTCCTCCGAGTTCGCCGAGTGCTGCATCTCCATCAGCCCGGCGAGCCACTCGCGCGCGCGCTCCTCGGTGCTGTACGTGCGCTTGTCCACGGCCTTGTATTGCCAGTGCGCGGCGACGCCCCGCTCCGCGACCTTGTCCATCTCCTCGGTGCGGATCTGCACTTCGAGCGGCAGCCCGTTCGGGCCGAACAGCGTGGTGTGCAGCGACTGGTATCCGTTCACTCGCGGAATGGCGATGTAGTCCTTGAAGCGGCCGGGCATGGGCTTGTAGAGCTGGTGGGCGAGCCCGAGCACTCGATAGCACGTGTCGACGTCGGGGACGATGATACGGATGCCGAACACGTCGACGATCTCGGCGAGATGGGCGTGCTTGCGAAGCATCTTCTTGTAGATGCTGTAAAGGTGCTTCTCGCGGCCGGTGACCCGCGCGGTGATCCCGTTCGCGGCGAGCTCGTCGACGAAGCGAGCCTCGATTCGCCGCAGCGGCTGCCGCTGATTGCCGCGCGCTCGGCGCAAGGACCGCTCGAGAACGCGATAACGGAACGGATAGAGCGTCTTGAAGCCGAGATCCTCGAGCTCCACCTTCAGGCTGTAGATACCGAGACGGTTCGCGATCGGCGCGTAGATCTCCACCGTCTCGCGGGCGATCCGCCGCTGCTTCTCGACGGGCAGCGCGTGGATCGTGCGCATGTTGTGCGTCCGGTCGGCGAGCTTGACGAGGATCACTCGCAAGTCCTGCACCATCGCGAGCAGCATCTTGCGGAAGCTTTCGGCCTGCGCTTCGGCCGCGCTGTCGAAGCGCAGCTGATCCAGCTTGCTGACGCCGTCGACCAGCAACGCGACGTCGTCGCCGAAGCACTCCTCGATCTCGGCGAGCGTCGCCGGCGTGTCCTCGACGACGTCGTGGAGCAGCGCGGCCTTGATCGAGCCCGCGTCGAGATACAGGCCCGCGAGAATCTGCGCGACGGCGACGGGGTGAGAGACGTAAGGCTCGCCGCTGCGCCGGAACTGGCCGGCATGCGCCTTCGCGGCGAACTCGTAGGCTGCGGTGATTCCCGGGAGATCCTCGGCGGGAAGGTACGCGCCGACGCGTGCGATCAGCTGGCCGAACCCATGATCATCGGCGCGCCATACGGCCGGAAGCCGTTTGTCGCGGATCGCGCCGACGTAGCTCATGGATCACGAGAGCGGCGACCCGCTCACTCGGTGCCGCCCATCGGCCGCGGCGAAAGGATGTCGTCCGGGATCAGCGCGGCGCTCTTCTCGAGGTCGAGCAGGTCTTCCACCGGCTGATCGCGCTCGTCGAGAATCCTCTCGTCGATATAGCCCTCGGCAATCTCGCGAAGGGCCACGACGGTGGGCTTGTCGTTCTCCCATTCGACCATCGCATGCGCGCCGTTCGACAGCTGTCGCGCGCGCTTCGCGGCGACGAGCACGAGCTGAAACATGTTGGGGACGTGCTGGGTGCAGTCCTCGACGGTAATTCGCGCCATCGGCTCCTCCTTGAAAGCAGCAGTTCAGTGTAACTCCAACCCCCGCGCCGCGCCTAACCTGTCACGCTAAGGGGCCGCGGGGACAAGGCCTTTTTCGCCGGGGCCGCGGGCGCCCCCCGGGCGCTCAGCTCGAAGGGATGCAGGCGCCGCGGCCGGCCGGGATGCTCGCGAGCACTCGCGCCACCCGCCGGCGGGTCGCCGGCGAGTCGCTCCGATACTCCTCCCCGCCGCCGCGCACGATGGCGGCGAGCGCATCGGCGGCGCGGTCGAGATCGTCGTTGACCACGACGTACCCGAATTCGTTCCAATGGCTCATGTCCGAGACGGCGTCGGCAAGCCGCCGCGCGATCACGGCCGGAGGATCGCTGGCGCGCGCCGTGAGCCGGGCCTCGAGCGCGTCGAGGCGCGGCGGGAGGATGAACACCGTCCGCGCCTCCGGCGCCCGCTCCCGGACCTGGCGTGCGCCCTGCCAATCGATCTCGAGCAGCACGGTGGCGCCCGAGGCGAGCAGCCCCTCGACGTGCT of Gammaproteobacteria bacterium contains these proteins:
- the rpoZ gene encoding DNA-directed RNA polymerase subunit omega translates to MARITVEDCTQHVPNMFQLVLVAAKRARQLSNGAHAMVEWENDKPTVVALREIAEGYIDERILDERDQPVEDLLDLEKSAALIPDDILSPRPMGGTE
- the recG gene encoding ATP-dependent DNA helicase RecG; translated protein: MALRDHDVFDRPVATLAGVGPRLAGQLRRLGVERIGDALTLLPQRYEDRTEVRPLGAARPGEKVLVEGVVELTEVVVRRRRSLLCRIGDGTGALTLRFFHFAPGVRERLVRGARLRCFGEVRIGPTGLEMVHPEWRTLAPGDAAADTTMTPVYPSTEGLAQQRLRRVVQQVLAIVEREPLTDYLADRLPPESPTINDALKGLHQPPPGSDFTALAAGRHPWQRRVALEELVAQRLSLKRLALGAEAEEAERIEDVGGELARLRAVLPFALTGAQEKALGEILGDLAGDKPMHRLLQGDVGSGKTVVAAAAALVAHSAGFQTAVMAPTELLAEQHFASFQSWLEPLGVRVVLLTGSLGSAARAASLEALAHGRAAVAVGTHALFQESVRFDALALVIVDEQHRFGVRQRLELKRKGKAGSTVPHQLIMTATPIPRTLAMTAYADLDCSVIDELPAGRKPIRTVAMPEQRRAELVRRVGEHCRQGRQAYWVCPLIDESELVESSAAVRLAGELEAALPDLRVGLVHGRMKAAEKDEVMRAFKEQRIDLLVATTVVEVGVDVPRATLMVIENAERMGLAQLHQLRGRVGRGELESSCVLLYKPPLSAVARQRLDLLRRTNDGFEIAQKDLELRGPGEVLGTRQTGIVQLRVADLLRDADLLPAVIRISDELLERCPERVGPLIRRWVRGAREYAKV
- the gmk gene encoding guanylate kinase is translated as MAPHANPRGRLVVLAAPSGAGKTTLVRELLRREPDVRFSVSYTTRPPRANERDGVDYFFVSEERFARMIRDDEFLEHARVFDHWYGTGREHVEGLLASGATVLLEIDWQGARQVRERAPEARTVFILPPRLDALEARLTARASDPPAVIARRLADAVSDMSHWNEFGYVVVNDDLDRAADALAAIVRGGGEEYRSDSPATRRRVARVLASIPAGRGACIPSS
- a CDS encoding RidA family protein, which codes for MEREAISTTRAPGAIGTYSQAIRAGRTVFLSGQIPLDPATMEIVEGGPREQIRRVFDNLAAVAEAAGGGLSDTVKLTVYLTDLGQFPVVNEIMAEYFSEPFPARAVIGVAALPRGVAVEMDAILVLPESALGR
- a CDS encoding bifunctional (p)ppGpp synthetase/guanosine-3',5'-bis(diphosphate) 3'-pyrophosphohydrolase yields the protein MSYVGAIRDKRLPAVWRADDHGFGQLIARVGAYLPAEDLPGITAAYEFAAKAHAGQFRRSGEPYVSHPVAVAQILAGLYLDAGSIKAALLHDVVEDTPATLAEIEECFGDDVALLVDGVSKLDQLRFDSAAEAQAESFRKMLLAMVQDLRVILVKLADRTHNMRTIHALPVEKQRRIARETVEIYAPIANRLGIYSLKVELEDLGFKTLYPFRYRVLERSLRRARGNQRQPLRRIEARFVDELAANGITARVTGREKHLYSIYKKMLRKHAHLAEIVDVFGIRIIVPDVDTCYRVLGLAHQLYKPMPGRFKDYIAIPRVNGYQSLHTTLFGPNGLPLEVQIRTEEMDKVAERGVAAHWQYKAVDKRTYSTEERAREWLAGLMEMQHSANSEEFLETVKVDLFPDKVYVFTPKGDIMRLPRGSTAVDFAYAVHTDVGNRCVAAKIDRRLVPLKTPLGNGQTVEIITARGARPNPNWVNFVATAKARNAIRAYLKNLRRDEARELGRRLLSQALRPYSISLRRLPRERCAQLLEELGVADMATLYEQLGLGERLAPVVAGMLAQGDGGPDSDLAGRRKPLEIAGTEGLVVNYARCCYPIPGDEIIGFMSSGRGIVIHRTTCGNLAEYRKQPSKWIPVNWKHDVQGEFLSEIQVRTLDRVGLLAEVAGRISATHTNIDHVRVDTEGDASALLFRLKVKGRKQLAQVLRSIRAIPGVVRVTRGTS
- the ubiA gene encoding 4-hydroxybenzoate octaprenyltransferase, which codes for MRLHRPIGIWLLLWPTLWALWLAGAGRPDEKVFIVLVLGTIVTRSAGCIINDLADRKIDPHVRRTADRPLATGEVAPAEALILFVGLMLVALGLVLTLNQLTLWLAVAGAVLAVLYPFAKRVLATPQFVLGLAFAWGVPMAYAAQLGSVPRLGWLLFVASISWVVIYDTQYAMVDREDDLRIGVNSTAILFGDMDRAFIAGLQALFFASMLLVGRSAELGPWYYGGLGLAALLALYQLYLIRHREPEGCFRAFLNNAWLGGCVFLGILLDYVFVRAGTPPAS